The sequence below is a genomic window from Methylocystis sp. IM3.
CGCGCCGCCCTGCACCAGCGCGAGATGGCCGCCGAGCAGCGCCGGAGCGTCACGCGCGCTGATCTCCTGCAGCGCCTTGGGAATGCCGCCCTCGCGCCCTTCCGCATATTCGACGCTCGCGGCGAATAATCCTGCGTCTTTCGGATCGACGAATTGAGCCTCGTAGATTTCCCGCAGTTTCGCCGGCGCGCCGCCGCACAGGAGATAGACGATCGCCGCGCGAATATTGCGCTCGTCGCGCCAACCGTCGGGCTCGACGGAATCGATCTGCTTCTCGATGAGATCGAACTGCCGCGCCGCCCGGTCGCGCGCCCCGGCGTTTCCGGCCGCCATGAGATTTTGCATGGCGTTGAGATCGCGCACCATCGCCGCGAATTCCTCCGCCTGCGCCGCGCCGCTCATCTGCAACAAGGCGGCGAAAGCGATCGCCCTTCCTGCGATTGTCATGGCTCGACTCCACGCAGCAGAATTTCGATCCGCCGGTTGACCGGCGACAATGGATCCTTCGCGTTCCTGGGGCGCCTGTCAGCGAAGCCGACGACTCTCTCCATGCGCGTGGCCGGCAGGCCGCCGCGGATCAGCATGTAATTGACGATTGTCGCGCGGTCGCTGGAGAGCCGCCAGTTGTCGTAGTTCTTTCCACTATAGGAGCGGCCGTCCGTATGGCCCCTGAGCTCCACCGCGCCGGGTTTGCCGGCGAGAATCTTGCCCACTTCGCCGATGATGCGCACGAGTTGCGGCTTCGGCTTGATCGAGCCGACATCAAACATCGAGAAATTCGCGTCGTCGGTGAGGCTGATCAACAGGCCTTCCTCGGTCTGCCGGACCTCGACCTTGGGCGCGCGCGCCTCCTGCGCGGCGATCTTTTCGATCTCCGCCTGCAAGTCGCTCGCCATCGCGGCCTTCTCTCCCGCGGCCGTCGGACCTTGCTTGAGACCAGCCTTGTCGTGCGCGGGCGGCGGCTCCGCCGGCGCAGGCTCGGGTGCGGGCCGCATCTCCTTTTTCAGGGTGCGTTCGAAAGGATCGCGCAAGACCTCGGAGGCCGGCGGCTCGCCCGCGCGCGGCTCCTCCCTTGCGATTGCGTCGAGCGTCTTCAGGGGCTCGCTCTGTAGCGCCGCCTCCGTATCCTTCGACTCGCTTGCGCCCCCCTTCTTGGGCACCGGCGGATTGATGGCGCTCTTCCCTTCCGAGCCGGTGGCGGGATCGCGCAGCCCCTTGTGCGCCTTGGTCGTGTCGACGAGCTGCACGGGGTTGAAATATTGAACGATGACCGCCTTCGTTTCCTTGGAGGTGGAGTTGATGAGCCACATCACAAGGAAGAAGGCCATCATCGCGGTCATGAAATCGGCGAAGGCGAGCTTCCAGACGCCGCCGTGATGGTCCTCTTCGCCTTCGACCTTTTTCTTGATGATGATCGGGGGGCCGTTGCTCATAGACCTTCACTCCTGCTGTCGCGCAGACGCCGCATCCAGGCGTCGAGCCGC
It includes:
- a CDS encoding flagellar motor protein MotB; amino-acid sequence: MSNGPPIIIKKKVEGEEDHHGGVWKLAFADFMTAMMAFFLVMWLINSTSKETKAVIVQYFNPVQLVDTTKAHKGLRDPATGSEGKSAINPPVPKKGGASESKDTEAALQSEPLKTLDAIAREEPRAGEPPASEVLRDPFERTLKKEMRPAPEPAPAEPPPAHDKAGLKQGPTAAGEKAAMASDLQAEIEKIAAQEARAPKVEVRQTEEGLLISLTDDANFSMFDVGSIKPKPQLVRIIGEVGKILAGKPGAVELRGHTDGRSYSGKNYDNWRLSSDRATIVNYMLIRGGLPATRMERVVGFADRRPRNAKDPLSPVNRRIEILLRGVEP